A genome region from Babesia bigemina genome assembly Bbig001, chromosome : I includes the following:
- a CDS encoding RNAse P protein subunit domain containing protein, putative: protein MDQLPKQKDVTPAKGRDRCEAAKAAFAKNVHVKRVSYLLNAAVNMANDYPNISRAYIRELREIANKHVIRLDPSFKLNFCKGCNTVTLPGINAVYTAECHQEWHRNVPGNQGVRDATSCAPEMPGHYDKPPDDNQFDELSYDWLAVTCCVCTRTRRTKLKHPEVND from the coding sequence ATGGATCAGTTGCCGAAGCAGAAGGATGTGACCCCTGCTAAAGGCAGGGATAGGTGCGAAGCTGCTAAGGCAGCTTTTGCGAAAAATGTGCACGTTAAACGTGTTAGTTATCTGTTGAATGCAGCGGTAAATATGGCCAATGATTACCCTAACATAAGCCGCGCTTACATCCGTGAGCTTAGGGAAATCGCAAATAAACATGTAATAAGACTTGACCCTTCCTTCAAGCTGAACTTCTGCAAGGGATGTAACACTGTCACACTGCCTGGAATAAATGCAGTTTACACGGCGGAGTGCCATCAAGAATGGCACAGGAACGTGCCGGGAAACCAAGGTGTACGTGACGCCACTTCCTGCGCACCTGAGATGCCAGGGCACTACGACAAACCTCCTGATGACAACCAGTTCGATGAGTTGTCGTATGATTGGCTGGCGGTGACCTGCTGCGTATGCACTCGTACCCGGAGGACGAAGCTGAAACACCCTGAAGTAAACGACTGA
- a CDS encoding membrane protein, putative yields MKFATTIVVALISLLVSYSGAGDVEGIPAIAENAVGATASINESSNEASDVEEDPEEEENEEVVEDEDESDDAEEEEDEAEDSPEVARRKRIAGTLEFCLKDGDMTPVELINCASDILLSGNMSPPPAFSKCVGEYVICTGVKCASELSKTEYRGKHYSKVYECVGACIPQLIRCLSRKPDPGPDALVELLDKPTANKDLILTIIECLEGPPGKITIVAFVRCVNNRLHIHHRTRLDSIGFILGNFLTKAMFKFSLMEEEDIIERTAAFGDCFPMLLRNLVSMHEFSFSCKKRVFIEGYDDPDDDEFDDDEDE; encoded by the exons ATGAAGTTCGCAACAACAATCGTTGTAGCGTTGATATCACTGTTAGTCTCCTACTCCGGTGCCGGCGATGTGGAAGGCATACCAGCGATAGCGGAAAACGCCGTCGGCGCTACAGCATCGATAAATGAAAGTTCGAATGAAGCTTCAGATGTAGAAGAAGACccggaagaagaagaaaaTGAAGAGGTAGTAgaggatgaagatgaatCGGACGATGcggaggaggaagaggatgAGGCCGAGGATAGCCCGGAAGTCGCAAGGCGCAAACGCATAGCAGGGACGCTGGAATTCTGCTTGAAGGATGGTGATATGACGCCAGTCGAGCTGATAAACTGCGCTAGTGATATTTTGCTTAGTGGAAATATGAGCCCGCCTCCAGCGTTCAGTAAGTGTGTAGGAGAATACGTCATCTGCACCGGCGTCAAGTGTGCCTCGGAATTGTCAAAAACTGAGTACCGCGGCAAGCATTACTCTAAAGTGTACGAG TGTGTCGGAGCATGTATCCCGCAACTCATAAGATGTCTCTCAAGGA AACCGGACCCCGGCCCGGATGCGCTGGTAGAGTTGCTCGACAAGCCAACCGCCAATAAAGACCTCATATTGACAATAATTGAATGCTTGGAAGGTCCTCCGGGGAAGATTACGATAGTCGCGTTCGTCAGATGCGTCAACAACAGGTTACACATACATCATAGAACGAGGCTTGACTCCATCGGATTCATCCTGGGCAACTTCCTGACCAAGGCGATGTTTAAGTTCTCTCTCATGGAAGAAGAAGACATAATCGAACGAACGGCT GCGTTCGGCGATTGTTTTCCCATGTTGCTGCGCAACCTGGTCAGTATGCACGAATTCAGCTTCTCTTGCAAGAAGCGAGTTTTCATCGAAGGTTACGATGACCCCGACGATGACGAATTcgatgacgacgaagaTGAATGA